A stretch of the Nicotiana tabacum cultivar K326 chromosome 6, ASM71507v2, whole genome shotgun sequence genome encodes the following:
- the LOC107811853 gene encoding pre-mRNA cleavage factor Im 25 kDa subunit 2, which produces MVTSSVVNTYPLSSYTFGTKEPKMEKDTSVADRLARMKVNYFKEGMRTSVEGILLVQEHNHPHILLLQIGNTFCKLPGGRLKPGENEIEGLKRKLSSKLAANSPGLQPNWQIGECVAIWWRPNFETIMYPYCPPHITKPKECKKLFVVHLSEREYFAVPKNLKLLAVPLFELYDNVQRYGPVISTIPQQLSRFQFNMIHP; this is translated from the exons ATGGTAACGTCATCGGTTGTCAACACATACCCACTGTCCAGTTATACATTTGGTACTAAGGAGCCCAAAATGGAGAAGGACACCTCCGTCGCCGATCGCCTTGCTCGTATGAAAGTCAA CTATTTTAAGGAGGGCATGAGGACTAGCGTCGAAGGAATTCTGTTG GTACAAGAACATAATCATCCTCATATTCTTCTTCTGCAAATTGGGAACACATTCTGCAAActtccaggtggacgtctgaaaCCAGGAGAGAATG AAATTGAGGGTTTGAAAAGGAAACTCTCCAGTAAACTTGCAGCTAATTCTCCTGGTCTTCAGCCAAATTGGCAG ATCGGTGAGTGTGTGGCCATCTGGTGGAGGCCAAACTTTGAAACTATAATGTATCCATACTGCCCTCCACACATAACAAAACCCAAG GAGTGTAAGAAGCTCTTTGTTGTTCATCTATCTGAAAGAGAGTACTTTGCAGTCCCAAAAAATCTGAAGCTTCTTGCTGTGCCATTGTTTGAACTTTACGACAATGTTCAG AGATATGGACCCGTGATATCCACAATTCCTCAACAGCTTTCCAGATTCCAGTTCAACATGATCCACCCATAG
- the LOC142182048 gene encoding uncharacterized protein LOC142182048, producing MEKVKLIKDRLLTAQSRQKSYEDVRRRDLEFDVEDWVFVKVSAMKGVMRFGKKGKLSPRYVRPYKIIRRIGKVAYGLDLPSELEAVHPVFHVSMLRKCIGDPSRITPIGDIHIAEDLSYVEVPVAILDRQVRKL from the coding sequence ATGGAAAAGGTAAAACTTATTAAAGACCGGCTGCTTACAGCACAAAGTCGGCAGAAGTCTTATGAAGATGTtcgacgacgagacttagagtttgatGTAGAAGATTGGGTTTTCGTGAAAGTATCggctatgaagggcgtcatgcgatttggaaagaaggggaagCTCAGCCCTAGGTATGTTAGACCGTATAAGATTATTCGAAGGATTGGTAAGGTGGCGTATGGGCTTGATTTGCCTTCAGAATTGGAAGCAGTCCAtcctgtgtttcatgtatctatgttgcggaagtgcattggagatcctTCACGTATTACGCCCATTGGGGATATTCACATTGCTGAAGACTTATCTTATGTTGAGGTACCGGTagctattttagatcggcaggtaaGAAAGCTTTGA